The Scylla paramamosain isolate STU-SP2022 chromosome 32, ASM3559412v1, whole genome shotgun sequence sequence CGTGGGGCAGGTGGGCGCTAGATTTGAGCGGGAGGGACTGATGGAGTGGCAGGACTGTGTGGTGACGCCGCATCAAAACACTCCCTATCGTGGCTATGGCAAGGAGCCTCCTTCGCAGCCCCGCCTGGCCAGGCAGTGGGCACACCTGTGGGGCGAGCCCTTCCTGCCCTCGTGGGAGGAGGCCTCCAAGTGTTCCGAGGACGAGTTCGTGCCGCACTCCTCAGACTTGCTGTTCAACGTGCGGGTGTACAAGGCACGCATCCAGCTGCCGGCGGAGACGCTGCTGGCGGAGGCTGGTGCGCGGGCTGCGGGAGTGGGCCAGAAGGCTTACGTGCGTGTGGTGGGCCTGGGTCTCGGGGTGTGGAGCTTCACTCCCCGCCAGAACCAGCTGTTTGTCGATGCGTGGGCCGACGCGCTGGCCGCCGCGGACACGTCCCACATCAGCCACGTGGATTTCACCTGGATCTCAGACGTGACGCGGTGCGGCGAGGCGGGGGACGGGGAGGAGTTCCCGGGTAAGGGCGTCGTCATTCGCTTTACCAAGAGTGGTCTGCACTCAGCGCCGTTGCCTGACGGCACTCTCCTGGTGACCAGCTTCGCCTGGGACTCCAACTCCCTTCCTGGCAACGAGTACTGGCGGGGCATGCTGTCAGCCTCCGGGGATCCCGCCGCCGCCTGCTCCTCCACCGTGGCGGAGCTGCACAACTCCCTCATCAACCCGCGCGTCACGGCCACCAACCTGCACGTGGCGTCGCCGGGACGCGTGGAGCACGTGGCTGCTTACGCAAGCCGCAGACTGCAGACCGACGCCGCTCCCCAGTGAGTGGATGACTTGCGGGTGTGGGTGCTCGTCCTCAGAGAAGACGTTAACACCTGAACGCTGGAGAGGTGAGTGAGCTGTGTGCCTGTGAGCCTGCTCCAGCCACGACCACTCATGTCAGGACCTGAATTGTGCGCGCGTTTGTGCTGGAGTGGTGCGGCCTGTGTGTAACACGTCTGTAGTgcattgtggagagagagagctaagcaCTCAGGTTTAATTTTTCGTCCTTATCTCTGCGAAGCTTCTTTGCTCTCTGTTTCATGTGTATCCGAGGTTTAATATCACCCTGACGCCAGCCTCAGTGAAGGTCTGGGTCTCTTTTACAGCGGTGTAGTTAGCTTAATCATCTTTACGTGCACTGAATAGCATATGCTGAAAACATTAAATCATTCAATGAAAACAGTATGTAGTTTGAGTAACCACTTTAATAATTAACCgctgaaagaaggagagaactAAAAACTTTGTAACAGTGATATCTGAGATGAAAACCCAAGAATAGATGATAGAGTTTGACTTTAGGAAAGATAATTAACAGCTGTTATCTCTTGCATCCTTCCGTCCCTGTAGCTGGCGCGACTGCTCTCTTTTCGATGACGCAACCCACTGAGGCTCAGCAAGGGCGTGACGGGTGGGCGTGGCAATAAGATAAGACAGAGGACCCAGGCAGGAGGACTTCACACTTTCAGTCAGTCTGCTTTCGTTCATCCCTTAccaatagttgtagtagttgtagttgtagtgcACCAAGATATTCGTTGTGTGTTGCGCTATCTTTTATTATCGGAAggatatgacacacacacacacacacacacacacacacacacacacacacacacacacacacacacacacacacacacacacacacacacacacacacacacacacacacaccatcaccaccacttatcATATGTAAAATTTTGAACCTTTGGTGTTTTAAGAGAGAGTGTTGATGGAGTTACTGGAGcagtgagaaaggaaataaagataaaatttaTTCTCTGACTTTACAAATCACAGCTCTTGGATAATTAGAACACCAATACTATTATATCCAGTGTGATTCATAGCAACAGCATAAGAGTATTTTCTATCGTCATAATTCACCACAACAATCATAATCCAGCACTATTTCACGAAAAGCTAAGTTAGTCAAATTCCATATCTTAATCATTCcacaccttatatatatatatatatatatatatatatatatatatatatatatatatatatatatatatatatatatatatatatatatatattatatatatatacatacgagAATACTGAGCCAGGAATACTTAAGAGTTGTACAGAATCAAAATATAGACAGATGAGCCTCTCTTTCCGCTCCCCGCGTGCCCGAAGGAGATACGCAGTGTCATGCCGGCGTGGGTAGGCAGCACTGCGCGGGTGTGTTGCAACAGGTGGCGGGTCTCCCTTGCCTGTCGGTGTGTTGATGATTGCCGCACGCCGCGTGGACCATCTCGGTACACTGCGGTACTTTCGATATACTAGACACTACCACACACTAACCTCCTCTAGATCGCTTCATTAATCCCTAAAAACTAAAATTGTATCATGCTATATGTGTGTCTGGAGCGAATCCCTTTTGGTCCAGAGAGGCGCCCGCCACGCAGGTCCTTGTGGTGCCCAGGGTACTCGAGGCACTAAgtgccatattctgaaacacttgtgcgcctcacctccactactttcaaaaggctccagttgaagttacacgggtttttaagagttttttttttatggttttagtgatagattaacgagatttctacattattaaccggAGAAatacttgagaacccggctaatcgtcTTTGTGAGAAAGCacagcgtttctgaatacgaagCTAACATGGATATGTTTTCCTCGCCctcaagttataggaagataGAACAGCAATAATATATAACAGTGTAAAGCAACTAGTAGTTAGCACCAGCATGAGAAGCCCTTCCCAAACAGGTGTTGACGCGCTTGCTGTCAACACTGTGGTGGTTATTGAGACAGACACTTGACGGGAGCGACGCAGTGATCGCCACGGCATTTACTCTGCCGTGGTGGTGAACTTGTGAGTGGCGCGCATCTCCACAGAATCACAGTAAACCACTGAGGCACAGGGCGGCTGCGGCAGGACCCGGCGGCAGACTGGCGGCAGGTGGCGATGCAGAATCCTCAGCACGGCGCGGCGGTGGCTGGGGTTGTAGCCCACGAAGATGATCGGGACGGCGGTCAGGTGATGGAAAAAGATCATGTGTATGATGACCGAGGGCAGCCCTTCACCTGGGAACATGTGCAGGACTATGTGGGGAAAGTCCATGGCGAGGAGGACGAAGATGACCAGTGTGGTGGCGTGAATCACGTGGTCCAGGGACGATTCAACGGCACTACCAGTCACTTTCCTCTGCTGCAGAAGCTGAAAAGACGTTTGAGGAAGCAACCATTACCTTCATGCTGGCAACATTAGGGCAGTCATTGGGAAGCTGATGATGTGTTTTACGGAGAGAAACGCCATGAAAATGTGTAATTTATGTTTGTGCAATATACTCATTTTCTAAaccattatttattttaatcatCTGGACAACAAAGCAGGCTTCTTCTGTCCTGTTGGTAGTAAAGCCACGCTGCCTGCTGCCCTGCTGCCCTGCTGAGGCCTGCCATGGGCAGTGCCTGGAATGCTGCATCGTTCCGCTGCATCGTTCTGCTGCCTCGCTGTCATGTGTTGGGAAGGAGACAGAGGTCACCTATCAACCTTAATTAAATTGACAATAATTTACACGGAACTCACGCGCTTGATCATggagagggaggcgaggagtGTGACGAAGTAGGGCACGGCGTAGTACATCACGTAGGTGGCGTTGCTGAAGGCGGGGCCCGCTTTATTGTTTATCATGTGCATCACTGAGCCCTCGTCAGGGAGCAGCTTGAACCCCTGTGGGAAACGCAGCACGGGATTTGtcagaaagaaaagtgattacTATTTTCTTACAGCAATTGCATATTGCTTACCTTCAATAAGAGAGGGAgcgaaataaaataacaagcaaacagacaaagTAGATAGGAAGTGATGATAAAAACTGCAAGCAATCAGGGATCTCGTAAAGCAAGGGAGTAAGTCTCGGTGAGTGAAAACAGTCATAGCTTATATACATTAAACTGGAAGCAGTGATAGGTCATGTAAGGCAAGGTCAAAGGTCATATAAAGCAAGGAAGCGAATGCCGGTAAGAGGAAACCGTCATCGCTCATACATAGTAAGGGGAGACAACCGCGGATGCCAAACACGTGAATCAGCCAGACGCAACGTGAAGTGAGTACCGTGAGAGCCCCGAGGACCAGCCAGACAGGGATGATGTAGAGCGCGATG is a genomic window containing:
- the LOC135089287 gene encoding uncharacterized protein LOC135089287, translating into MANCTVDEAMAPWVVAAVVNYSIVCVLGSVGNSCCVWCLLQCKRTKPAIKFQLICVFSVMATCSLITQPIVIFIYYNNTFCLYNISPVVSFSFSVMNSVLLQMERTSFAMVAVNRMVATCWPERHAQWSRLQVVVAVQVGIALYIIPVWLVLGALTGFKLLPDEGSVMHMINNKAGPAFSNATYVMYYAVPYFVTLLASLSMIKRLLQQRKVTGSAVESSLDHVIHATTLVIFVLLAMDFPHIVLHMFPGEGLPSVIIHMIFFHHLTAVPIIFVGYNPSHRRAVLRILHRHLPPVCRRVLPQPPCASVVYCDSVEMRATHKFTTTAE
- the LOC135089281 gene encoding uncharacterized protein LOC135089281 isoform X5, translating into MEERTPQQLLQEHLEQLAKVEQPPRVTLDEVVSLSDQFPVRFPTQTARLKTLLKGGVHDEATLEEHVNSAYPVVHERVLPLLAAFLHFKRNHGRKKEREVYSSLGLLDLVDRLLKKRPIVFYNPNDVYVLRDGSEGCDGFQDIGHSKEHGRLILKDYMSYDEMKLSALVAVSSHSVFINDGGRHNRGLPASSDNFVPTGVIVGQVGARFEREGLMEWQDCVVTPHQNTPYRGYGKEPPSQPRLARQWAHLWGEPFLPSWEEASKCSEDEFVPHSSDLLFNVRVYKARIQLPAETLLAEAGARAAGVGQKAYVRVVGLGLGVWSFTPRQNQLFVDAWADALAAADTSHISHVDFTWISDVTRCGEAGDGEEFPGKGVVIRFTKSGLHSAPLPDGTLLVTSFAWDSNSLPGNEYWRGMLSASGDPAAACSSTVAELHNSLINPRVTATNLHVASPGRVEHVAAYASRRLQTDAAPQ
- the LOC135089281 gene encoding uncharacterized protein LOC135089281 isoform X2; this translates as MPGTTPHHTTPRSTTQHIPLLTPSAPQPLGTPVSSAAMEERTPQQLLQEHLEQLAKVEQPPRVTLDEVVSLSDQFPVRFPTQTARLKTLLKGGVHDEATLEEHVNSAYPVVHERVLPLLAAFLHFKRNHGRKKEREVYSSLGLLDLVDRLLKKRPIVFYNPNDVYVLRDGSEGCDGFQDIGHSKEHGRLILKDYMSYDEMKLSALVAVSSHSVFINDGGRHNRGLPASSDNFVPTGVIVGQVGARFEREGLMEWQDCVVTPHQNTPYRGYGKEPPSQPRLARQWAHLWGEPFLPSWEEASKCSEDEFVPHSSDLLFNVRVYKARIQLPAETLLAEAGARAAGVGQKAYVRVVGLGLGVWSFTPRQNQLFVDAWADALAAADTSHISHVDFTWISDVTRCGEAGDGEEFPGKGVVIRFTKSGLHSAPLPDGTLLVTSFAWDSNSLPGNEYWRGMLSASGDPAAACSSTVAELHNSLINPRVTATNLHVASPGRVEHVAAYASRRLQTDAAPQ
- the LOC135089281 gene encoding uncharacterized protein LOC135089281 isoform X3, with amino-acid sequence MCRLFFFFLFIFTISSASQGHRASGSECPVSSAAMEERTPQQLLQEHLEQLAKVEQPPRVTLDEVVSLSDQFPVRFPTQTARLKTLLKGGVHDEATLEEHVNSAYPVVHERVLPLLAAFLHFKRNHGRKKEREVYSSLGLLDLVDRLLKKRPIVFYNPNDVYVLRDGSEGCDGFQDIGHSKEHGRLILKDYMSYDEMKLSALVAVSSHSVFINDGGRHNRGLPASSDNFVPTGVIVGQVGARFEREGLMEWQDCVVTPHQNTPYRGYGKEPPSQPRLARQWAHLWGEPFLPSWEEASKCSEDEFVPHSSDLLFNVRVYKARIQLPAETLLAEAGARAAGVGQKAYVRVVGLGLGVWSFTPRQNQLFVDAWADALAAADTSHISHVDFTWISDVTRCGEAGDGEEFPGKGVVIRFTKSGLHSAPLPDGTLLVTSFAWDSNSLPGNEYWRGMLSASGDPAAACSSTVAELHNSLINPRVTATNLHVASPGRVEHVAAYASRRLQTDAAPQ
- the LOC135089281 gene encoding uncharacterized protein LOC135089281 isoform X4, whose translation is MPSWLRWRGLICDCLRPVSSAAMEERTPQQLLQEHLEQLAKVEQPPRVTLDEVVSLSDQFPVRFPTQTARLKTLLKGGVHDEATLEEHVNSAYPVVHERVLPLLAAFLHFKRNHGRKKEREVYSSLGLLDLVDRLLKKRPIVFYNPNDVYVLRDGSEGCDGFQDIGHSKEHGRLILKDYMSYDEMKLSALVAVSSHSVFINDGGRHNRGLPASSDNFVPTGVIVGQVGARFEREGLMEWQDCVVTPHQNTPYRGYGKEPPSQPRLARQWAHLWGEPFLPSWEEASKCSEDEFVPHSSDLLFNVRVYKARIQLPAETLLAEAGARAAGVGQKAYVRVVGLGLGVWSFTPRQNQLFVDAWADALAAADTSHISHVDFTWISDVTRCGEAGDGEEFPGKGVVIRFTKSGLHSAPLPDGTLLVTSFAWDSNSLPGNEYWRGMLSASGDPAAACSSTVAELHNSLINPRVTATNLHVASPGRVEHVAAYASRRLQTDAAPQ
- the LOC135089281 gene encoding uncharacterized protein LOC135089281 isoform X1 yields the protein MPGTTPHHTTPRSTTQYIPLLTPSAPQPAPHTTQHIPLLTPSAPQPLGTPVSSAAMEERTPQQLLQEHLEQLAKVEQPPRVTLDEVVSLSDQFPVRFPTQTARLKTLLKGGVHDEATLEEHVNSAYPVVHERVLPLLAAFLHFKRNHGRKKEREVYSSLGLLDLVDRLLKKRPIVFYNPNDVYVLRDGSEGCDGFQDIGHSKEHGRLILKDYMSYDEMKLSALVAVSSHSVFINDGGRHNRGLPASSDNFVPTGVIVGQVGARFEREGLMEWQDCVVTPHQNTPYRGYGKEPPSQPRLARQWAHLWGEPFLPSWEEASKCSEDEFVPHSSDLLFNVRVYKARIQLPAETLLAEAGARAAGVGQKAYVRVVGLGLGVWSFTPRQNQLFVDAWADALAAADTSHISHVDFTWISDVTRCGEAGDGEEFPGKGVVIRFTKSGLHSAPLPDGTLLVTSFAWDSNSLPGNEYWRGMLSASGDPAAACSSTVAELHNSLINPRVTATNLHVASPGRVEHVAAYASRRLQTDAAPQ